Proteins encoded by one window of Candidatus Thorarchaeota archaeon:
- a CDS encoding cobalamin B12-binding domain-containing protein, whose product MNSRKIRVLIAKPGLDGHDRGAKVVARALRDAGMEVIYTGLRQTPEMIVESALQEDVDCIGLSILSGAHNALFPKVTELLREKGADDILVIGGGIIPEDDISGLKEAGIAEIFGPGTPLGEIVEYIRSHV is encoded by the coding sequence TTGAATTCACGAAAAATACGCGTGCTCATAGCGAAGCCCGGCCTAGACGGTCATGACCGAGGGGCTAAAGTAGTTGCAAGAGCCTTACGAGATGCTGGTATGGAGGTCATATACACCGGCCTCCGTCAAACACCCGAAATGATTGTTGAATCCGCTCTACAAGAAGACGTTGACTGTATAGGACTAAGTATCCTGAGTGGGGCTCATAATGCGCTTTTCCCCAAAGTCACCGAGCTTCTGCGAGAGAAAGGTGCTGATGATATATTGGTCATCGGTGGAGGCATTATTCCTGAAGATGACATATCCGGATTGAAGGAAGCGGGAATTGCTGAGATATTTGGACCAGGCACTCCACTGGGTGAAATTGTCGAGTATATTCGGTCACATGTATAG
- a CDS encoding amidohydrolase: MPLFADLCLMNAHVITVVPDTPTGEAIAIKGNRILAVGSNEEIEKLIGKDTKTLNIQGYNVIPGLIDSHMHPGMYGIAKTGVGCDTSSMTELLERINRRASETPSGEWVIGFGLDDVRLGRYPSLREFDEASPENPLYIERRDAHIGIANSLALERAGIDESTPDPPHGKIDRDANGKPTGVLRESAKDLVYEKTPEPTLEDYKKGLELVMKEFLTLGITTIHASMTGAKEFRAFQELRQEGRLPLRVCIHMSGDDEGILEALIATGVQTPFGDDWLKITEIEWIFDTSTSGRTAAYYEPYIGEPDNTGILLYDQDDITERVKKAHDAGLRVGLDGIGDRGIDRALDAIEAALEEHPRDDHRHRIEHCCYATPAIQSRLKELGVINASATGFLHDLGDAYQANRGEDAMQWMWPHRSLIDKGIPAPGHSDCPICSPNPWLGIYGMVTRKTSSKQVLHAEEGVTPLEAIRAYTQLGAYSAWEEKEKGTIEAGKLADIVVIDKNPLEIPEDELKTTKTLLTIVGGKVAYDGLQ, translated from the coding sequence ATGCCCCTTTTTGCCGACCTTTGCCTTATGAATGCCCATGTAATCACCGTTGTCCCGGATACTCCTACTGGAGAAGCTATTGCCATCAAGGGCAACAGGATACTAGCTGTAGGTTCAAATGAAGAAATCGAGAAACTAATCGGAAAAGATACCAAGACTCTGAATATCCAAGGATACAATGTGATTCCCGGCTTAATCGATTCGCATATGCACCCGGGTATGTATGGTATTGCCAAGACGGGGGTTGGTTGTGATACCTCGTCAATGACTGAATTGCTTGAAAGGATAAATAGGAGAGCTAGTGAAACACCATCAGGGGAATGGGTAATTGGTTTTGGTCTTGATGATGTAAGACTCGGTCGATATCCCTCGTTGAGGGAGTTTGATGAAGCTTCGCCAGAGAATCCACTCTACATTGAGCGCCGGGATGCACATATTGGCATAGCCAATAGTTTAGCACTCGAACGTGCAGGCATTGATGAGAGTACCCCTGACCCACCACATGGCAAAATCGACAGAGATGCAAATGGCAAACCTACAGGCGTTCTGAGAGAATCAGCAAAGGACCTAGTCTACGAGAAGACTCCTGAGCCAACTCTGGAGGATTACAAGAAGGGTCTAGAGCTGGTAATGAAGGAATTTTTGACATTGGGTATTACCACTATACATGCCTCAATGACCGGAGCCAAGGAATTCAGAGCGTTCCAAGAATTGCGGCAAGAAGGACGGCTCCCACTACGAGTTTGCATTCATATGTCGGGAGATGATGAAGGTATTCTCGAAGCTCTTATTGCCACTGGAGTTCAGACGCCTTTTGGTGATGACTGGCTGAAAATCACGGAGATTGAGTGGATTTTCGATACGAGTACAAGTGGACGTACTGCTGCATATTATGAGCCATATATTGGTGAACCGGATAATACAGGTATTTTGCTCTACGATCAGGATGATATAACAGAGAGAGTGAAGAAAGCACATGATGCCGGTCTTAGAGTTGGGCTTGACGGAATCGGTGACAGGGGAATAGACAGGGCACTAGATGCCATTGAGGCAGCGTTAGAAGAGCATCCACGAGATGACCACCGCCATAGGATAGAGCATTGCTGCTATGCCACACCTGCAATTCAATCTAGACTAAAAGAACTTGGAGTAATCAATGCTTCAGCAACTGGTTTTCTTCATGACTTGGGTGATGCCTATCAAGCCAATAGAGGAGAGGATGCGATGCAGTGGATGTGGCCCCATCGATCGCTCATAGACAAGGGTATTCCCGCCCCAGGCCACAGTGATTGCCCCATATGTTCACCTAATCCGTGGCTAGGAATCTACGGTATGGTGACACGGAAAACCAGTAGTAAGCAAGTTCTTCACGCCGAAGAGGGGGTCACCCCACTAGAGGCCATTAGGGCATATACCCAACTTGGAGCATATTCAGCATGGGAAGAAAAAGAAAAGGGAACCATTGAAGCGGGCAAACTAGCAGACATTGTTGTTATTGATAAGAATCCATTGGAAATTCCAGAAGATGAACTGAAAACGACTAAGACACTCCTGACTATCGTAGGTGGAAAGGTTGCATACGATGGACTCCAATAA
- a CDS encoding tetratricopeptide repeat protein — translation MAAEREDFTEYDYYSEAKVLEEKGEEEKALEAYQKSVDLDPEYAEAWFYKAKLHHKLGQEKEAIECAKKALEIEPSWEKHVQKFLPDLTA, via the coding sequence ATGGCCGCAGAACGTGAAGATTTCACAGAGTATGATTACTATTCAGAAGCGAAAGTGTTAGAAGAAAAAGGCGAAGAGGAGAAGGCACTTGAGGCCTATCAAAAGTCTGTCGATTTGGATCCTGAATACGCCGAAGCATGGTTCTACAAAGCGAAACTGCACCACAAACTAGGACAAGAAAAAGAAGCAATCGAATGTGCAAAGAAAGCACTAGAAATAGAGCCAAGCTGGGAAAAGCACGTCCAAAAGTTTCTGCCTGACCTGACTGCGTAG
- a CDS encoding HAD family hydrolase, translated as MSEFRLERYNAILFDLDSTILDTGIYAVDASKWILRQSTNKWTEILEDFIAVLVETYHNEISKIASGGKFKRPIDCVRDALIVSLKEFHIEPVDEILRNGLDMFREFHIEYASPTDGLRDIIDSLNKKGIELGVITNSFQGNAKRILSNLNLDHYFSVIADSSDYNAFKPMPDPFEFALAKLGVSETNTLYIGDEFYADVVGAIRAGLAVVWINNREDVLEENLREYGVEPTFVINSFSELKELI; from the coding sequence TTGTCGGAATTCAGACTCGAAAGATACAACGCCATATTGTTCGACCTCGACTCGACCATATTGGACACAGGTATCTATGCAGTGGATGCAAGCAAGTGGATTCTACGTCAGTCAACTAACAAATGGACTGAGATTCTTGAGGATTTTATCGCTGTGCTAGTCGAAACGTACCATAATGAGATTTCTAAAATAGCAAGTGGTGGAAAATTCAAACGTCCTATCGATTGTGTACGAGATGCACTAATTGTCTCTCTTAAGGAATTCCACATCGAACCGGTAGATGAGATTTTACGGAACGGTCTTGATATGTTCAGAGAATTTCATATCGAGTATGCTAGTCCCACAGACGGCCTCAGAGACATTATTGACTCTTTGAACAAGAAGGGTATCGAACTCGGTGTTATCACGAATTCATTTCAGGGTAACGCAAAAAGGATTCTCTCCAATTTGAATCTCGACCACTACTTCTCTGTTATTGCTGACAGCAGTGACTATAATGCTTTCAAACCCATGCCTGACCCATTTGAATTTGCCCTAGCGAAGTTGGGCGTAAGTGAAACAAATACGCTTTACATAGGGGACGAATTTTACGCCGATGTTGTTGGAGCGATTCGAGCTGGACTTGCAGTTGTTTGGATAAACAACAGAGAGGATGTGCTCGAAGAGAACCTGAGAGAATACGGTGTGGAACCAACCTTTGTTATCAACTCATTCAGTGAATTAAAAGAACTGATCTAA
- a CDS encoding CoA transferase subunit A: MTEPEIEDKRLTLEEAAKKVPDGSDMFWGGFGYQRPPIAFAYELVRQKKRNITIHTCGSEVDLEVMAGAGVANRFEIAFEAIEALGLGYNMRRRVAEGAVEVEDYSNLAMALRFYGGALNVPFMPIRSLMGTDMVRLSRYRGDKKLAVIDCPFTGEKICLVPSLQPDFSIVHVQRVDRTGNAQIDGIVGEDIEGSRCGKKLIVLAEELIDEPEVRASPDRTNIPSMYVDHVVILPFAAHPMQCHNYYDYDLEFLQLFHKMSKTEEGWQEYLEKYILGVENHMEYLNLVGWDRLMELKAKKPWGY, encoded by the coding sequence ATGACAGAACCTGAAATTGAAGATAAGCGGCTAACGCTAGAAGAGGCGGCCAAGAAGGTTCCAGACGGCTCAGACATGTTTTGGGGCGGTTTCGGATACCAACGCCCGCCCATTGCGTTTGCCTACGAATTAGTACGTCAAAAGAAGCGTAACATCACAATCCACACATGCGGTTCGGAAGTTGACTTAGAGGTCATGGCTGGTGCTGGTGTAGCCAACAGATTCGAGATTGCTTTTGAGGCCATTGAGGCTCTTGGATTGGGCTATAACATGCGGAGGCGTGTGGCTGAGGGTGCCGTAGAAGTTGAGGATTATAGCAATCTTGCAATGGCATTACGATTCTATGGTGGGGCTCTAAACGTTCCTTTCATGCCCATTCGGAGTCTTATGGGTACCGATATGGTGCGATTGTCCCGCTATCGTGGTGATAAAAAACTCGCAGTTATTGATTGCCCTTTTACGGGTGAGAAGATTTGCCTTGTTCCATCTTTGCAACCAGATTTCAGTATCGTGCATGTTCAACGTGTAGACAGAACTGGCAATGCACAAATCGATGGGATTGTGGGAGAGGACATAGAGGGCTCAAGGTGCGGCAAGAAACTGATTGTTCTGGCTGAAGAGCTGATTGATGAGCCAGAGGTTAGGGCTTCCCCAGACCGAACAAATATCCCATCAATGTATGTAGACCACGTGGTAATCCTTCCATTTGCTGCCCATCCGATGCAGTGCCATAATTACTACGACTACGATTTGGAATTTCTGCAGTTGTTCCACAAAATGAGCAAAACGGAAGAAGGATGGCAGGAATATTTGGAGAAATACATACTGGGCGTGGAAAATCATATGGAATATCTGAATCTCGTGGGATGGGATCGTCTCATGGAGCTAAAAGCCAAAAAACCATGGGGGTACTAA
- a CDS encoding DUF998 domain-containing protein has protein sequence MTHVETLYTGKQQPYIMSIVNRIKDADFPNKIGFVAPIISLSCIGVAILLSPNFTWIGNALSDLGHYTRTDLGPYQLYAAMIFNVGLTLTGLLMLYFTIHLLQQIKEPATKIALAIFSVSCIFLTAIGVFSENFSPTHFIVSVGFFLTFPFAMWAVGIGWLRFPRTRVFAIISLLLPFLSVYLWTQTWDGVAIPEIVTALSAILWIWGVDWLHISGALSEFEKSS, from the coding sequence ATGACGCACGTAGAAACTCTATATACCGGGAAACAGCAACCATATATTATGTCAATCGTGAATCGTATCAAGGATGCAGATTTTCCAAACAAGATAGGGTTCGTGGCACCCATCATTTCTTTATCTTGTATAGGGGTAGCGATTCTACTTTCTCCAAATTTTACATGGATCGGAAACGCATTGAGCGATCTAGGACACTATACAAGAACGGATTTGGGACCATACCAACTCTATGCAGCAATGATATTCAATGTGGGACTGACACTAACAGGCTTGCTTATGCTGTACTTCACGATACATTTGTTACAACAGATAAAAGAACCTGCAACGAAAATCGCTCTGGCCATATTCTCTGTTTCGTGTATCTTCTTGACCGCAATTGGTGTATTCTCTGAGAATTTTAGTCCAACTCATTTTATTGTCTCTGTCGGTTTCTTCCTTACCTTCCCATTTGCAATGTGGGCGGTCGGAATTGGCTGGTTACGCTTCCCTCGGACAAGAGTATTTGCTATCATTTCGCTTCTATTGCCATTCCTCTCCGTATATTTGTGGACTCAAACGTGGGATGGAGTAGCTATACCCGAAATCGTGACGGCACTATCTGCCATACTGTGGATTTGGGGAGTAGACTGGCTACACATATCTGGCGCATTGTCAGAATTTGAAAAAAGTAGCTGA
- a CDS encoding 4Fe-4S dicluster domain-containing protein produces MTSLEELRDINARCIHCRACQYAYADEPDREGETEDYTGMMLSCPGGNFYGWEGYYNSGKMWMARAYLEGDLEPSQEMLEIMEACTTCGLCGEQCENYIDTVDVIEELRAAIIEDGVEPLKRHKVINDRVLEEDKRNPYNEAREERIAWYDGEVDFKDAEVAYYVGCTGAYRQQDIAKHTASILEKLGINFTVLSDEVCCGSPILRTGQKDTFKKVMNENLGMFKDFDLVAFSCAGCYRTFRVDYPKQSGEPLPFKVAHTLDIVHDMIQDGELEIETPYNKKVTWHDPCHTIRHIGLDIEKRVLDESDNWLIDSRKAAKAKEAWYERPREVLRAIPGIDFREMYRIKGDSFCCGAGGGVKTQFPEMALATAKERVKEAASTGADVLMTSCPFCITNFQDAIKALREEEEETGEDLSAIGSKLEVVELLELMDRLI; encoded by the coding sequence ATGACTAGCTTGGAGGAACTACGAGACATAAACGCACGATGTATTCACTGTCGTGCCTGTCAGTACGCCTATGCAGATGAACCTGACAGAGAAGGGGAAACCGAGGATTACACTGGAATGATGCTCTCATGTCCTGGTGGCAATTTCTATGGTTGGGAAGGTTACTACAACAGCGGAAAGATGTGGATGGCCCGAGCATATCTTGAAGGAGACTTGGAGCCTAGCCAAGAGATGCTGGAGATCATGGAGGCCTGTACAACATGTGGCCTCTGTGGAGAGCAGTGCGAGAACTATATCGACACAGTGGACGTTATCGAGGAGCTTCGCGCCGCGATAATCGAGGACGGCGTTGAACCACTCAAACGTCACAAGGTCATCAATGACCGTGTTCTGGAAGAAGACAAACGCAATCCGTACAATGAAGCTAGAGAAGAGCGCATCGCTTGGTATGACGGAGAGGTTGACTTTAAGGATGCTGAGGTCGCCTACTACGTGGGTTGTACCGGGGCCTATAGACAACAGGACATCGCCAAGCATACTGCCAGCATCTTGGAGAAGCTTGGTATCAACTTCACCGTTCTTTCAGATGAAGTATGCTGTGGTTCACCAATTCTACGGACTGGTCAGAAAGACACCTTCAAGAAGGTCATGAACGAAAACCTAGGGATGTTCAAGGATTTCGATCTAGTGGCCTTCTCGTGTGCAGGTTGTTATCGGACTTTTCGTGTAGACTATCCTAAGCAAAGCGGAGAACCCCTACCTTTCAAGGTTGCACACACTCTTGATATCGTTCATGATATGATTCAAGACGGTGAGCTAGAAATAGAAACTCCGTACAACAAGAAAGTCACTTGGCACGATCCCTGCCACACCATACGGCATATTGGCTTGGACATAGAAAAACGAGTTCTCGATGAGTCTGATAACTGGCTCATAGACAGCAGGAAAGCTGCCAAAGCAAAAGAGGCTTGGTATGAGCGACCCCGAGAGGTGCTCCGGGCTATTCCTGGAATTGATTTCCGTGAGATGTATCGAATCAAGGGAGACAGCTTCTGTTGCGGTGCTGGAGGAGGCGTGAAAACCCAATTCCCCGAAATGGCACTTGCTACAGCCAAGGAACGCGTCAAAGAGGCAGCTTCAACCGGTGCCGATGTGTTAATGACATCCTGCCCATTTTGTATAACAAATTTTCAGGATGCGATAAAGGCACTGCGGGAAGAAGAGGAGGAAACAGGAGAAGACCTGTCAGCAATTGGCTCAAAGCTTGAAGTTGTAGAACTTCTGGAATTGATGGACAGACTCATCTGA
- a CDS encoding FAD-binding oxidoreductase, translating into MTEYNKITDAEVKKLESICGEEYVTDSEPLRYSYMAKGIMGLEAELPEVIVRPANVEEVAGVLQVANDNLSPVTPAAGGLSGGFALPAIEPGGILMDMARMNRMEVDPENRVMVVEPGVKCGDAWRIFKKKWPEWAPPIPDGAPPGATILGDAIERGFSLVTARYGPQADMIMGLEVVLPDGQIFKTGSWALDGAKAFYRWGIGPNPDGLFLGSQGSMGIVTKAAVKIVPHPHHKTIVAYGGDSWDHIVEPVWEIAKHEMGISDNTVMVQGGNWPLVMTRWPKGNIPQDYKFYDKIGIDEYWMNTEIWAHSEEELNFTLERIDEIYKDYELRENTKCPKQDLHPKQIASRLKKPNLIAVPYGLYQAGFLFITWYTPWLEAPRMMEEYCAKMEEYGFPPTMWVASIDHARQAIVMPILCFDSTEEGIYDKIRQFNLETTKSFLKQGWINYRPDPFVHAPETFSKAKDYYKMLVKFRKVLDPNLILHPGRLAIPWGTVTDLPNPMEE; encoded by the coding sequence ATGACTGAATACAACAAAATAACTGATGCAGAAGTTAAGAAGTTGGAATCCATATGCGGCGAGGAATATGTCACAGATAGCGAACCGTTGCGCTACAGTTACATGGCAAAGGGAATCATGGGTTTAGAAGCAGAACTGCCCGAAGTAATCGTCCGACCGGCAAATGTTGAAGAAGTCGCTGGGGTTCTGCAAGTAGCCAATGATAACCTGAGTCCAGTAACGCCTGCAGCAGGCGGCTTAAGTGGTGGGTTCGCCCTTCCAGCAATAGAACCTGGAGGGATTTTGATGGATATGGCTCGCATGAATCGCATGGAAGTTGACCCGGAGAACCGCGTTATGGTGGTTGAACCTGGCGTCAAATGTGGTGATGCATGGAGAATCTTCAAGAAAAAGTGGCCCGAGTGGGCACCGCCCATCCCAGATGGAGCACCACCTGGAGCAACGATTCTTGGTGATGCGATTGAACGAGGATTCTCTCTTGTTACCGCGAGATATGGACCACAAGCAGACATGATTATGGGCTTAGAAGTTGTACTGCCAGATGGCCAGATTTTCAAGACCGGCTCTTGGGCTCTTGATGGAGCCAAGGCATTCTACAGGTGGGGTATTGGTCCCAATCCTGATGGTCTTTTCTTGGGTTCTCAAGGTTCAATGGGTATCGTTACCAAGGCTGCTGTAAAGATTGTTCCACATCCGCACCACAAAACAATCGTAGCATACGGCGGCGATAGCTGGGATCACATTGTCGAACCAGTGTGGGAGATAGCCAAGCATGAGATGGGTATCTCTGACAATACGGTTATGGTACAGGGTGGTAACTGGCCGCTTGTAATGACAAGGTGGCCAAAGGGCAACATTCCACAGGATTACAAGTTCTATGACAAGATTGGCATAGATGAATACTGGATGAATACTGAAATCTGGGCGCATTCCGAAGAGGAGCTCAATTTCACTTTGGAGCGGATTGATGAAATATACAAGGATTACGAGCTTAGAGAAAACACCAAGTGTCCAAAGCAGGACCTTCATCCAAAACAGATTGCTTCTCGCTTGAAGAAACCGAATCTGATAGCCGTTCCGTATGGCCTGTATCAGGCGGGCTTCCTCTTCATTACTTGGTACACACCCTGGCTTGAAGCTCCAAGGATGATGGAGGAGTATTGCGCCAAGATGGAAGAATATGGCTTTCCACCGACAATGTGGGTTGCCTCCATTGATCATGCCAGACAAGCGATCGTCATGCCAATTCTCTGCTTTGATAGCACCGAGGAAGGCATCTATGACAAAATAAGGCAGTTTAATCTTGAGACGACCAAGAGCTTCCTGAAGCAGGGGTGGATTAATTACAGGCCTGACCCGTTTGTTCATGCCCCTGAGACCTTCAGCAAGGCGAAGGACTACTACAAGATGCTGGTGAAATTCCGCAAGGTGCTTGATCCGAATCTGATTCTGCACCCGGGTCGCCTAGCTATACCCTGGGGAACTGTAACTGATTTGCCAAATCCTATGGAGGAATGA
- a CDS encoding aspartate aminotransferase family protein → MSDESDKNIPNMVTDLPGEKSAEFVKMAEKYVPKGLYTVTPAFISESRGAIIEDLDGNRYIDFATGIASLNVGHRPPKVMEAIQKQLDKYLHACYHVTPYAPYVEMAKQLVELAPGDFSKKALFLNSGAEAVENAVKIAINHTQRPRIIAFGYAFHGRTRLAMGLTASVQPYKKGFGVLDRNIFRTPYAYCYRCPFGCEYPDCGLQCLKFLEDNLELHVSPSQIAAMMVEPIQGEGGFVVPPEGFLSGLRRICDEHNIVMIADEIQTGLGRAGKMFAIDHFDVVPDVITLAKTLGGGLPLSAVISKTDIVESVHEGGLGTTFGGNPVSLVAGMETVKIAQENLDHANEMGEVIQKRFDEWYDKYEFIGDTRGLGMMRAIELVKDRSSKEPAKGLRSEILAECHKNGLIVIGAGPHKNVIRFLPAINIDEEILDKGLDIIEDALQEVS, encoded by the coding sequence TTGTCTGATGAGTCTGACAAGAATATTCCCAATATGGTAACTGATTTACCCGGCGAAAAATCAGCCGAGTTCGTTAAAATGGCTGAGAAATATGTCCCAAAGGGATTGTATACAGTCACTCCCGCATTCATTTCAGAGAGTAGAGGAGCAATAATAGAGGATCTAGATGGCAACCGCTACATAGATTTCGCGACAGGAATCGCTTCTCTCAATGTTGGCCATAGGCCGCCTAAGGTAATGGAAGCAATCCAAAAGCAGCTGGATAAGTATCTACATGCTTGCTACCACGTAACACCATATGCGCCCTATGTCGAGATGGCGAAGCAACTGGTCGAGCTTGCCCCAGGTGATTTTAGCAAGAAAGCTCTCTTTCTGAATAGTGGTGCTGAGGCAGTCGAAAATGCAGTCAAAATAGCAATCAATCATACTCAACGCCCACGGATTATAGCATTTGGCTACGCGTTTCATGGAAGGACCCGACTCGCAATGGGACTGACAGCTAGCGTCCAACCCTACAAGAAAGGTTTTGGAGTTCTCGATCGAAACATCTTCAGAACGCCCTATGCGTATTGTTACAGATGCCCGTTTGGATGTGAATATCCTGACTGTGGCCTTCAATGCTTAAAGTTCCTCGAAGACAATCTGGAACTCCATGTTTCACCAAGTCAAATTGCTGCCATGATGGTTGAACCTATTCAAGGTGAGGGGGGTTTTGTAGTTCCACCAGAGGGTTTCCTAAGCGGTCTTAGACGCATATGCGATGAACATAATATCGTCATGATTGCTGACGAAATCCAAACAGGTTTGGGCAGAGCAGGGAAAATGTTTGCAATAGATCACTTTGATGTTGTACCCGATGTAATCACACTCGCGAAAACACTAGGTGGTGGACTTCCACTCTCTGCGGTCATCAGCAAGACAGATATTGTAGAGTCGGTTCATGAAGGTGGTCTAGGAACTACCTTCGGTGGCAATCCAGTCAGCTTGGTAGCTGGGATGGAAACGGTCAAGATTGCACAAGAGAACCTTGATCATGCCAACGAGATGGGAGAAGTTATACAGAAACGGTTTGATGAGTGGTATGACAAATACGAGTTCATAGGTGATACCAGAGGGCTCGGCATGATGAGGGCCATTGAGCTGGTTAAGGATAGAAGCTCAAAGGAGCCTGCAAAAGGCCTACGAAGCGAAATCCTAGCTGAGTGTCACAAGAATGGACTCATAGTCATCGGGGCCGGACCGCATAAGAATGTCATACGCTTTCTTCCTGCTATCAACATTGATGAAGAAATCCTCGATAAGGGGCTAGATATCATCGAAGATGCTTTGCAAGAAGTTTCTTAG